From a region of the Phycisphaerales bacterium genome:
- the cadA gene encoding cadmium-translocating P-type ATPase, whose protein sequence is MTQTLRIDLPILLPAVFDARDACVQRLMALAATVPGVERAHVDDGTEDAGMGGAERVVVAGDAGREGTLRLCIHYDPARVTMAQVETQVRAAGAGITERYGHALLHFSTVDSEDAGLRIEDGLRKEPGVLAASVNMAGQVARIEFDKRLTSEDRVALALRRLLGIGRAAPAAAAPTPRPNWYSRNTELAWSLAAGVLLMAAWVLERWAGLPHIAAVGLYLVSYGFGAFDLVSHTLKKLRRGRFTFDIDLLMLLAAVGAAAIGAWAEGAFLLFLFSLAHAMEHYGLGRARDAIKALADLAPPMARVLRNGTEHEVPVGEVAIGEIVIVRPGDRIAVDGNVRAGRSAVDQAPITGESVPVDKEPGAEVFAGTVNGEGALEVETTRAAGDRTLDRVVRLVTEAQTLKAPTQLFTERFERIFVPITLAASALLIIVPPLLGVWTWSLSFYRAMTLLVAASPCAVAIGTPAAVLAGIAQAARRGVLIKGGAHLENLGTINAIAFDKTGTLTIGKPEVTDLRPADGISAEELIRVSAAVERRSQHPLAAAIVRRAQSSGIVLPEAGELQSVTAKGVRSEVEGKVVEIGSLRLWEGDGVIPSPINTAVDSLQKAGRSIVVVRHGERWLGVIGVADQPRAGARAVLDQLRGLGIQRIVMLTGDNRGVGEAVGREVGVDEVKAGLLPEDKVAAIREMVQTYGSVAMVGDGVNDAPALANATVGIAMGGAGTAVALETADAALMGDDLSRLPFAFALSRRVRAIILQNLFIALGVIAVLVTASVGGWSGIGPTVIVHEGSTLVVLANALRLLVFRGPASNR, encoded by the coding sequence ATGACCCAGACCCTGCGCATCGACCTGCCGATCCTGCTCCCCGCGGTGTTCGATGCGCGGGATGCGTGCGTCCAGCGCCTGATGGCCCTTGCCGCCACGGTGCCCGGCGTCGAACGCGCGCACGTTGATGATGGGACGGAAGATGCGGGGATGGGAGGTGCGGAGAGAGTTGTGGTGGCGGGGGATGCGGGGAGGGAGGGCACGCTTCGACTGTGCATCCACTACGACCCCGCGCGGGTGACGATGGCACAGGTGGAGACTCAGGTGCGGGCGGCGGGGGCCGGGATCACTGAGCGATACGGGCACGCGCTGCTGCACTTCAGCACCGTCGATAGCGAGGATGCCGGGCTGCGAATCGAGGATGGGCTGCGCAAAGAACCGGGAGTTCTGGCCGCGTCGGTCAACATGGCCGGCCAAGTCGCTCGCATTGAGTTCGACAAGCGGTTGACGTCCGAGGATCGAGTGGCGCTGGCGCTCCGCCGACTGCTCGGGATCGGGCGGGCCGCTCCTGCGGCAGCCGCTCCGACGCCGAGGCCCAACTGGTACTCCCGGAACACGGAACTCGCGTGGAGCCTCGCGGCCGGGGTGCTGCTCATGGCGGCGTGGGTGCTGGAACGGTGGGCGGGATTGCCACACATCGCGGCGGTCGGGCTGTACCTCGTTTCTTACGGATTCGGTGCGTTCGACCTGGTGAGCCACACACTCAAGAAACTCCGCCGGGGCAGGTTCACGTTCGACATTGATCTCCTGATGCTCCTGGCGGCGGTCGGGGCCGCGGCTATCGGGGCGTGGGCCGAGGGGGCGTTCCTGCTCTTCCTCTTCTCCCTCGCTCACGCGATGGAGCATTACGGCCTGGGCCGAGCCCGCGACGCCATCAAGGCGCTGGCGGACCTCGCCCCGCCCATGGCCCGCGTGCTGCGCAACGGCACGGAGCACGAGGTGCCCGTGGGCGAGGTGGCAATAGGCGAGATCGTCATCGTCAGGCCCGGAGATCGCATCGCGGTGGATGGGAATGTTCGGGCTGGCCGCAGCGCTGTGGATCAGGCGCCGATCACCGGCGAATCAGTGCCCGTGGACAAGGAGCCCGGCGCCGAGGTCTTCGCCGGAACCGTCAACGGCGAGGGCGCGCTCGAAGTAGAGACGACTCGGGCCGCGGGCGACCGCACGCTCGACCGCGTCGTCCGGCTCGTGACCGAGGCCCAGACCCTCAAGGCCCCCACGCAACTGTTCACGGAGCGATTCGAGCGCATCTTTGTGCCCATCACGCTCGCCGCGTCAGCGCTGTTGATCATCGTCCCACCGCTGCTGGGCGTTTGGACGTGGAGCCTGAGCTTCTATCGAGCCATGACGCTGCTGGTCGCGGCCTCGCCGTGCGCTGTGGCGATCGGAACACCCGCGGCAGTGCTCGCGGGCATCGCCCAGGCGGCACGGCGCGGCGTCCTCATCAAGGGTGGAGCGCACCTTGAGAACCTCGGCACGATCAACGCCATCGCGTTCGACAAGACCGGCACGCTGACCATCGGCAAGCCCGAGGTGACGGACCTGCGGCCCGCCGACGGCATAAGCGCAGAGGAGTTGATCAGAGTTTCTGCCGCGGTGGAGCGGCGCTCGCAGCACCCGCTCGCGGCCGCGATCGTGCGACGCGCGCAGTCGTCGGGTATCGTGCTTCCCGAAGCCGGCGAGTTGCAGAGCGTGACGGCCAAAGGCGTGCGCTCGGAGGTGGAGGGAAAGGTTGTGGAGATCGGGAGCCTTCGACTCTGGGAAGGCGATGGCGTGATCCCATCGCCAATCAACACCGCCGTCGATTCGTTACAGAAGGCCGGCCGCAGCATCGTGGTTGTGCGGCACGGCGAGCGGTGGCTGGGCGTCATCGGTGTCGCGGACCAGCCACGCGCAGGAGCCAGGGCAGTGCTCGATCAGCTTCGCGGGTTGGGGATCCAACGTATCGTGATGCTCACTGGCGACAACCGCGGCGTGGGCGAAGCCGTGGGCCGCGAAGTCGGCGTGGACGAGGTCAAGGCCGGCCTGCTCCCCGAGGACAAAGTTGCTGCGATCCGCGAGATGGTTCAGACCTACGGCAGCGTCGCGATGGTCGGAGACGGCGTGAACGACGCCCCGGCGCTCGCCAACGCGACCGTGGGCATTGCCATGGGAGGCGCGGGGACGGCGGTGGCTCTGGAGACCGCGGATGCGGCGCTGATGGGCGACGACCTCTCCCGCCTGCCTTTCGCGTTCGCCTTGTCGCGCAGGGTGCGGGCGATCATCCTCCAGAACCTGTTCATCGCGCTGGGCGTAATCGCGGTGCTGGTCACCGCATCCGTCGGCGGCTGGTCCGGGATCGGTCCGACAGTGATCGTGCATGAAGGGAGCACGCTTGTTGTGCTCGCCAACGCGCTGCGGCTTCTGGTCTTCCGCGGGCCTGCATCAAACCGCTGA
- a CDS encoding PAS domain S-box protein has product MACQTTTNQSGLTAHSPRGPLTRNGRLAQLVLDSAPDAMVVVNQQGKIILVNRQTEQLFGYSRNELLDQPVEILMPERFRKRHVEHLARYVAEPRILAMGTGLDLYARYRDGSEFPIEIMLSPLRMGRQLLVSSVIRDVTERKRADVESQSQRLTTQRLLDLRSQELRSKSEELHVAEAMATIGTLTAGILHDLGNALQPIRCHLSALHKHESIDAIDNVKAIENAMDYIGDLCKRLRLLMARTERQDNAATDLNEWWREVTPLLTGVLPRQVKLEPAIPDDLPLVQIGRVELTQAVFNLAHNASRALRGTEPAILKIWAVPCADGHTICVRVTDNGEGMRPETRERILNSTFTNGTQDAEAGLGLRLVKSIVSRAKGSIDIDSEPGKGTTVTLVLPTEHNGSPLRASPCAKSS; this is encoded by the coding sequence ATGGCGTGCCAAACCACAACCAACCAGTCTGGTCTCACAGCGCACTCACCTCGTGGCCCTCTCACGCGCAATGGCAGACTCGCGCAGCTGGTGCTCGACTCAGCGCCGGACGCCATGGTCGTCGTCAACCAGCAGGGCAAGATCATCCTCGTCAATCGGCAGACCGAGCAGTTGTTCGGTTACAGTCGAAACGAACTGCTCGATCAACCTGTTGAAATCCTCATGCCGGAGCGTTTTCGCAAGCGGCATGTCGAGCATCTTGCCCGCTATGTCGCCGAGCCGCGCATCCTCGCTATGGGCACCGGGCTTGACCTGTACGCCCGATACCGCGATGGGAGCGAGTTCCCCATTGAAATCATGCTCAGTCCGCTTCGTATGGGTAGGCAACTGCTCGTTTCCTCCGTCATTCGCGATGTCACCGAACGCAAGCGGGCGGACGTCGAATCCCAATCTCAGCGCCTGACGACCCAGCGCCTGCTCGACCTCCGCTCGCAGGAACTCCGAAGCAAGTCCGAGGAACTTCATGTCGCCGAAGCGATGGCCACCATCGGCACGTTGACCGCCGGCATCTTGCACGACCTCGGCAACGCGTTGCAGCCGATCCGCTGTCACCTCAGTGCTTTGCACAAGCACGAGAGCATTGACGCCATCGACAACGTCAAAGCGATCGAGAACGCCATGGACTACATCGGCGACCTCTGCAAGCGGCTGCGCCTGCTGATGGCCCGTACTGAACGACAGGACAACGCGGCGACGGACCTTAACGAATGGTGGCGTGAGGTGACGCCTTTGCTCACCGGCGTTTTGCCGCGCCAAGTCAAACTGGAGCCCGCGATCCCCGACGACCTGCCGCTCGTGCAGATCGGGCGCGTCGAACTGACCCAAGCGGTCTTCAACCTCGCCCACAACGCCAGCCGCGCATTGCGCGGCACCGAGCCAGCCATTCTGAAGATCTGGGCCGTGCCGTGTGCCGACGGCCACACGATTTGCGTCCGCGTCACCGACAACGGCGAGGGCATGCGCCCTGAGACAAGGGAGCGCATCCTGAACTCCACCTTTACCAACGGAACCCAAGACGCGGAAGCCGGCCTCGGGCTCAGGCTCGTCAAGTCAATCGTTAGTCGCGCCAAGGGCTCAATCGATATCGACAGCGAACCGGGCAAAGGCACCACGGTCACGCTCGTGCTTCCCACCGAGCACAACGGCTCACCACTCCGGGCAAGTCCATGTGCAAAGAGTTCGTAG
- a CDS encoding tellurite resistance/C4-dicarboxylate transporter family protein encodes MNPPSPSPPPAAVSAARAAEAHSTLSGRVLAGARDLHPAYFALVMATGIISNACHLLGFHLIALALLWLNVVFYVSLWSMTAIRLGRFPSRFVADLRDHNRGVGFFTMIAGTCVLGSQCLIILALPELATGLWVLGLLLWIVLTYTVFASLTVKQSKPELARGINGGWLVAVVGTQAVSLLGGQVSHYLEPSRQAVLFASLMFWLGGGMLYVWIISLIFYRYTFFALEPSDLAPPYWINMGAMAISTLAGTVLIDNASTSALLESLAPFLGGVTLLFWATATWWIPMLIILGVWRHGYRRFPLRYDPLYWGAVFPLGMYTVCTYRLTQVLPVEFLTPLPRAFIYIALAAWALTFCGLIGTLARVVRGPRGNA; translated from the coding sequence ATGAACCCGCCATCGCCGAGCCCGCCGCCGGCCGCGGTCTCAGCCGCGCGGGCGGCCGAGGCTCACTCAACCCTGAGCGGGCGAGTGCTGGCCGGCGCGCGCGATCTGCATCCCGCGTACTTCGCGCTGGTGATGGCCACCGGCATCATCTCCAATGCGTGCCACCTGCTGGGATTCCACCTGATCGCCCTGGCGCTGCTGTGGCTCAACGTCGTCTTCTACGTCAGCCTCTGGAGCATGACCGCTATCCGCCTCGGGCGCTTCCCATCGAGATTCGTCGCCGACCTGCGCGACCACAACCGCGGCGTGGGCTTCTTCACCATGATCGCCGGCACGTGCGTTCTCGGCAGCCAGTGCCTGATCATCCTCGCGCTCCCCGAACTCGCCACGGGCTTGTGGGTTCTGGGGCTCCTGCTCTGGATCGTTCTGACCTACACCGTTTTCGCCAGCCTCACGGTCAAGCAATCCAAGCCGGAACTGGCGCGCGGCATCAATGGCGGCTGGCTCGTCGCCGTCGTGGGCACCCAGGCCGTCTCGCTGCTCGGCGGCCAGGTGTCGCACTACCTCGAACCGTCGCGACAAGCCGTGCTCTTCGCTTCGCTCATGTTCTGGCTCGGCGGCGGAATGCTCTACGTCTGGATCATTTCGCTCATCTTCTACCGCTACACCTTCTTCGCACTTGAGCCGTCCGACCTCGCTCCGCCGTATTGGATCAACATGGGCGCGATGGCCATCTCCACGCTCGCCGGCACAGTGCTCATCGACAACGCCTCCACCTCGGCGCTGCTCGAAAGCCTCGCGCCTTTCCTCGGCGGCGTCACGCTGCTGTTCTGGGCGACGGCCACGTGGTGGATTCCCATGCTCATCATCCTCGGCGTGTGGCGGCACGGCTACCGCCGTTTCCCGCTGCGCTATGACCCGCTCTACTGGGGCGCCGTCTTTCCCCTGGGAATGTACACCGTCTGCACCTACCGCCTCACGCAGGTGCTGCCCGTCGAGTTCCTCACTCCCTTGCCGCGCGCTTTCATCTACATCGCCCTCGCCGCGTGGGCGCTGACTTTCTGCGGCTTGATCGGCACGCTAGCGAGAGTGGTGCGCGGCCCACGCGGCAATGCCTGA
- a CDS encoding Rieske 2Fe-2S domain-containing protein has protein sequence MARLEVDSAARTPDGRPESQQPKWRRDFPIDLPQDEYVARRDFTKFMVLTSLAFAVGQVWIGFENWRRRRRGEPAIVEIARVVDVPVGAVITFAYPGPHDSCLLARTGERTWLAYGQECTHLACAVVPELGESRLRCPCHHGYFDLTTGRPTAGPPRRPLPRILLDVRNGSVYATGVEVRTT, from the coding sequence ATGGCCAGACTCGAAGTGGACAGCGCCGCCAGAACGCCCGACGGCCGGCCGGAGAGCCAGCAGCCCAAGTGGCGGCGCGACTTTCCCATCGACCTGCCGCAGGATGAGTACGTCGCGCGCCGCGACTTCACCAAGTTCATGGTGCTCACCAGCCTCGCGTTCGCCGTCGGCCAGGTGTGGATCGGATTTGAGAACTGGCGCCGCCGTCGGCGCGGCGAGCCGGCCATCGTCGAGATCGCGCGCGTCGTCGATGTGCCCGTCGGGGCCGTCATCACCTTCGCCTACCCCGGCCCGCATGATTCGTGCCTCCTCGCCCGTACCGGCGAGCGGACGTGGCTCGCTTACGGCCAGGAGTGCACGCACCTCGCGTGCGCCGTCGTGCCGGAACTGGGTGAAAGCCGCCTGCGCTGCCCGTGCCATCACGGCTACTTCGATCTCACAACGGGCCGGCCCACCGCCGGCCCGCCGCGGCGCCCGCTGCCGAGGATTCTGCTCGACGTGCGCAACGGCAGCGTCTATGCAACTGGCGTGGAGGTTCGCACGACATGA
- a CDS encoding 4Fe-4S binding protein, which translates to MPVPDHLEFFIDPNRCIGCQACVQACSECDTHRGHSMIHLEYVERSVSTQTTPVICMHCHSPTCAEVCPADAIKRTGDGVVQSARKPRCIACNNCVLACPFGVPKMKSEFDLMMKCDMCYDRTSTGRKPMCATVCPSQALFFGTREEIEQLRTRSAPINRFRFGEQIVTTKVNMMAPRAARPEYIDVAAAMEEESRGGDIMLNVLMA; encoded by the coding sequence ATGCCCGTACCTGACCATCTCGAGTTCTTCATCGACCCGAACCGGTGCATCGGCTGCCAGGCGTGCGTGCAGGCGTGCAGCGAGTGCGACACGCATCGCGGTCATTCGATGATCCATCTCGAATACGTCGAGCGCTCCGTCTCCACCCAGACCACGCCGGTCATTTGCATGCACTGCCACTCCCCGACGTGCGCGGAAGTGTGTCCGGCGGACGCCATCAAGCGCACCGGCGACGGCGTCGTGCAGAGCGCCCGCAAGCCGCGCTGCATCGCCTGCAACAACTGCGTGCTTGCGTGCCCTTTCGGCGTGCCGAAGATGAAGTCCGAGTTCGATCTCATGATGAAGTGCGACATGTGCTACGACCGCACCTCCACCGGCCGCAAGCCCATGTGCGCCACCGTCTGCCCGAGCCAGGCGCTTTTCTTCGGTACGCGCGAAGAGATCGAGCAGTTGCGCACGCGGTCGGCGCCGATCAACCGTTTCCGATTCGGCGAGCAGATCGTCACGACCAAGGTCAACATGATGGCGCCGCGCGCGGCGCGGCCCGAGTACATCGACGTCGCCGCAGCGATGGAGGAGGAGTCGCGCGGCGGCGATATCATGCTCAACGTTCTCATGGCCTAA
- a CDS encoding molybdopterin oxidoreductase family protein: MATLPVDRRSIVEQFGPHLAEMSGIRLDPGVEPDRLVKTHCCFCGQQCGIQLKVKDDQVIGFEPWLEFPFNRGMLCPKGVKRYLQASHPDRLLHAMQRDPSASGGFRNMEYDAAIARVADAVRRIQSEHGADAFAVLTGASLTTEKAYLMGKFARVALRTANIDYNGRLCMVSAAAGNKKAFGIDRAANPWSDIPRAELVWISGANVAECAPITTDYVWQARENGARIIVVDPRITPIARTCDLFLPVKPGRDAALFAGVTHLMIEHDWLDHDFIEKHTVGFDAVAQSVKEWTPARTAEVTGITESSLRRAAEWWGTAATSFLLHARGIEHHAHGVQNVLGAINIVLASGRIGRDGCGYATITGQGNGQGGREHGQKCDQLPGARDIVNPEHRAHICKVWGIEDRDLPQAGVDAYEIIRKIDRGEIRGLLSICFNPKVSLPDNNFVTRALEKLDFYVAIDFFLNETAQHADVVLPGSLHEEDEGTVTQIEGRVIKINKAVPCPGEARQDWRIIQDIAAALGRDRGFTFASPREIFDELRAASKGGVADYSGITYEKIEEQFGVFWPCPSEDHPGTPRLFESGSWNPVAKGAGPFYFPDGKARFNVAEYRPPVEDTDEDFPLMLTTGRVVSQFLSGTQTRRIGPLVEQYPEPRVELHPRLADQHGIATGDWVMIESRRGDTTLRALVVTTIRPDTVFIPYHWAGRRSANQLTISAQDPISKIPEYKACAVRIHRVDGPPEWEARFEPQQ, translated from the coding sequence ATGGCCACACTTCCCGTTGACAGGAGGAGCATCGTCGAGCAGTTCGGCCCGCACCTCGCCGAGATGTCGGGCATCCGCCTCGATCCGGGAGTCGAGCCGGATCGCCTCGTCAAAACACATTGCTGCTTCTGCGGTCAGCAGTGCGGCATTCAACTCAAGGTGAAGGACGACCAGGTCATCGGCTTTGAGCCGTGGCTCGAGTTCCCGTTCAATCGCGGCATGCTCTGCCCGAAGGGCGTGAAACGCTACCTCCAGGCGTCGCATCCCGATCGCCTGCTCCACGCCATGCAGCGCGACCCATCTGCGTCCGGCGGCTTTCGCAACATGGAGTACGATGCCGCGATCGCGCGCGTCGCGGACGCCGTCAGGCGCATCCAGAGCGAGCACGGCGCGGATGCGTTCGCCGTGCTTACCGGCGCGAGCCTCACCACCGAGAAGGCCTATCTCATGGGCAAGTTCGCCCGCGTGGCGCTGCGCACGGCCAACATCGACTACAACGGCCGGCTGTGCATGGTCAGCGCCGCCGCCGGCAACAAGAAGGCGTTCGGCATCGACCGCGCCGCCAACCCGTGGAGCGACATTCCCAGAGCCGAACTCGTCTGGATCAGCGGCGCCAACGTCGCGGAATGCGCGCCGATCACCACCGATTACGTCTGGCAGGCGCGCGAGAACGGCGCGCGGATCATCGTGGTCGATCCGCGCATCACGCCGATCGCGCGCACGTGCGACCTGTTCCTGCCCGTCAAGCCCGGCCGTGACGCGGCCTTGTTTGCCGGCGTCACGCATCTCATGATCGAACACGACTGGCTCGATCACGACTTCATCGAGAAGCACACCGTGGGCTTCGACGCCGTGGCGCAGAGTGTCAAAGAGTGGACGCCGGCGCGGACGGCCGAGGTCACGGGGATCACCGAATCTTCGCTGCGGCGCGCCGCGGAGTGGTGGGGGACGGCCGCCACCAGTTTCCTCCTCCACGCGCGAGGCATCGAGCACCACGCGCACGGCGTGCAGAACGTGCTCGGCGCGATCAACATCGTGCTCGCGTCCGGCCGCATCGGGCGCGACGGCTGCGGCTACGCCACGATCACCGGCCAGGGCAACGGCCAAGGCGGCCGCGAGCACGGGCAGAAGTGCGATCAGTTGCCCGGCGCGCGCGACATCGTCAATCCTGAGCACCGCGCGCACATCTGCAAAGTCTGGGGCATTGAGGATCGCGACCTCCCCCAGGCCGGCGTGGATGCTTACGAGATCATCCGCAAGATCGATCGCGGCGAGATCCGCGGGCTGCTGAGCATCTGCTTCAACCCGAAAGTCTCGCTGCCGGACAACAACTTCGTCACGCGCGCGCTGGAAAAGCTCGACTTTTACGTGGCGATCGACTTCTTCCTCAATGAGACGGCGCAGCATGCCGACGTCGTGCTGCCCGGCTCGCTGCACGAAGAGGACGAAGGCACGGTCACGCAGATCGAAGGCCGCGTCATCAAGATCAACAAGGCCGTGCCGTGTCCCGGCGAGGCGCGGCAGGACTGGCGGATCATCCAGGACATCGCCGCGGCGCTCGGCCGCGACCGCGGCTTCACCTTCGCGTCGCCGCGCGAGATCTTCGACGAACTCCGGGCAGCAAGCAAAGGCGGCGTGGCCGATTACTCGGGCATCACCTACGAGAAGATCGAGGAGCAGTTCGGCGTGTTCTGGCCGTGCCCTTCAGAGGACCACCCCGGCACGCCGCGGCTGTTCGAGTCCGGCTCGTGGAACCCCGTGGCCAAGGGCGCGGGTCCGTTCTACTTCCCCGATGGCAAGGCGCGATTCAACGTCGCCGAGTACCGTCCGCCTGTCGAGGATACGGACGAGGACTTTCCGCTGATGTTGACGACCGGCCGAGTGGTGAGTCAGTTTTTGTCGGGCACGCAGACGCGTCGCATCGGTCCGCTGGTCGAGCAATACCCCGAGCCGCGCGTCGAACTGCACCCTCGCCTCGCCGATCAGCATGGCATCGCCACCGGCGACTGGGTGATGATCGAAAGCCGGCGCGGCGACACCACGCTTCGCGCACTGGTCGTCACGACCATCCGCCCGGATACGGTCTTCATCCCATACCACTGGGCCGGCCGGCGCAGCGCGAACCAACTCACCATTTCCGCGCAGGATCCGATCTCGAAAATCCCCGAGTACAAGGCCTGCGCCGTGCGCATCCACAGGGTTGATGGACCGCCGGAGTGGGAGGCGCGATTCGAGCCGCAGCAGTAG
- a CDS encoding MFS transporter, translating to MPAVVKAFTWAVLATALLGILIVLGSRNLEHLDAALIGYTFASLFAVFGLTYRYSMWLQRPPTAMYWRRGWRVFFRRGALGRNLALWLRRIVQGFALNLFIWRRGRSRWAAHWLIMWGCVIAAAITFPLVFGWIHFETLPGNFEWYRAFLFGWPTFAFPIDSAVGFFIFHGLVWAAFLVIAGVMLAMRRRMREHGAAAVQEFGEDFLPLILLFAISVTGLMLTASYTWMKGYAFDFLAILHAITVIFTLLYLPFGKFFHIFQRPAQLGVAFYQDAGAAGDQALCRRCGDAFASRMHVEDLIVVERQLGYRYELPDSPVQHYQWICPRCRRSALAVAQGSLWASSGEGADD from the coding sequence ATGCCGGCGGTAGTCAAGGCCTTCACATGGGCCGTGCTCGCGACGGCGCTGCTGGGTATTCTCATCGTCCTTGGCTCAAGAAACCTCGAGCACCTCGACGCGGCTCTCATCGGCTACACGTTTGCGAGCCTCTTTGCCGTCTTCGGGCTGACCTATCGCTACTCGATGTGGCTCCAGCGGCCGCCCACGGCGATGTACTGGCGCCGCGGCTGGCGTGTGTTCTTCCGGCGCGGCGCGCTGGGACGCAATCTCGCCCTCTGGCTGCGGCGCATCGTGCAGGGCTTTGCCCTTAACCTGTTCATCTGGCGCCGCGGCCGCTCGAGATGGGCGGCCCACTGGCTGATCATGTGGGGCTGCGTCATCGCCGCGGCGATCACCTTCCCGCTCGTGTTCGGCTGGATTCACTTCGAGACGCTGCCGGGCAACTTCGAGTGGTATCGCGCCTTCCTCTTCGGCTGGCCCACGTTCGCTTTTCCGATCGACTCGGCGGTCGGGTTTTTCATCTTCCATGGCCTGGTGTGGGCGGCGTTTCTCGTGATCGCCGGCGTCATGCTGGCGATGCGCCGACGGATGCGCGAGCACGGCGCCGCGGCCGTGCAGGAATTCGGCGAAGACTTCCTGCCGCTCATCCTGCTCTTTGCCATCAGCGTCACGGGCCTGATGCTGACGGCCAGTTACACGTGGATGAAGGGTTACGCCTTTGACTTCCTCGCCATCCTGCACGCGATCACGGTGATTTTCACGCTGCTCTACCTTCCCTTTGGCAAGTTCTTTCACATCTTCCAGCGGCCGGCGCAACTGGGGGTTGCGTTCTACCAAGACGCCGGGGCTGCGGGCGATCAGGCTCTCTGCAGGCGCTGCGGCGACGCGTTCGCCTCGCGCATGCACGTGGAGGACCTGATCGTCGTCGAGCGCCAACTCGGCTATCGATACGAACTTCCCGATTCACCGGTGCAGCACTATCAATGGATCTGCCCCCGCTGCCGCCGATCGGCGCTGGCGGTGGCGCAAGGCTCGCTGTGGGCTTCCAGTGGCGAGGGAGCCGACGACTGA
- the rpmE gene encoding 50S ribosomal protein L31, with translation MKDEIHPKWYPECKVIFDGKVVMTVGATVPELRVDVWSGSHPFYTGKSSFVDITGRVDKFQKRFGSGADYFKNKKKTK, from the coding sequence ATGAAAGACGAAATCCATCCCAAGTGGTATCCCGAGTGCAAAGTCATCTTCGACGGTAAGGTCGTCATGACCGTCGGGGCCACGGTGCCCGAACTCCGCGTGGACGTCTGGTCGGGTTCGCACCCGTTCTACACAGGCAAGAGTTCATTCGTGGACATCACCGGCCGCGTCGACAAGTTCCAGAAGCGCTTCGGCTCAGGCGCTGACTACTTCAAGAACAAGAAAAAGACCAAGTGA
- a CDS encoding glycoside hydrolase family 57 protein: MASVCFYFQVHQPFRLRRYSVFDTGFDYFDDAKNSEICRKVADKCYRPTTRLILDLVRRHEGRFRVSYALTGVLIDQLKQWAPDVLDLFVQLAETGCCEFVSETYYHSLSFLYSREEFREQILKHRALMKDLFDAEPTTFRNTELIYNNDLARFISGLGEYRTILCEGVDGLLGYRSPTFLYRPPTAPEITLLLKNYRLSDDIAFRFSNRGWADWPLTAEKFAGWVNQINGNGYVCNLFMDYETFGEHQWEETGIFAFLDALPEKIFDVNPGHNDFLTPSQCGLKYQPEGDYDVPHMISWADTERDLSAWLGNAMQSNALLEIYKLEDAVKAKGDEGLLSDWRKLTTSDHFYYMCTKYFADGDVHKYFNPYESPYDSYINFMNVLDSIRSRAAEQ, translated from the coding sequence ATGGCTTCCGTCTGCTTCTACTTCCAAGTGCACCAGCCCTTTCGCCTGCGGCGCTACAGCGTCTTCGATACCGGCTTTGACTACTTCGACGACGCCAAGAACAGCGAGATCTGCCGCAAGGTCGCCGACAAGTGCTACCGGCCGACCACGCGGCTCATTCTCGACCTCGTCCGGCGGCACGAGGGCAGGTTCCGCGTGAGCTACGCCCTGACGGGCGTGCTCATCGACCAGTTGAAGCAGTGGGCCCCCGACGTGCTCGACCTGTTTGTGCAACTTGCCGAGACCGGCTGCTGCGAGTTCGTCTCCGAGACGTACTATCACTCGCTGAGTTTCCTCTACAGCCGCGAGGAATTCCGCGAGCAGATCCTCAAGCACCGAGCATTGATGAAGGACCTGTTCGACGCCGAGCCGACGACGTTCCGCAATACCGAACTCATCTACAACAACGACCTCGCCCGGTTCATTTCGGGCCTGGGGGAGTACCGGACCATTCTCTGCGAAGGCGTGGACGGCCTTCTGGGCTACCGCTCGCCGACCTTCCTCTATCGCCCGCCCACGGCGCCCGAGATCACGCTGCTGCTCAAGAACTACCGCCTCAGCGATGACATTGCCTTTCGTTTTTCCAACCGCGGCTGGGCGGACTGGCCGCTGACGGCTGAGAAGTTCGCCGGCTGGGTGAACCAGATCAACGGCAACGGCTACGTGTGCAACCTCTTCATGGACTACGAGACCTTCGGCGAGCACCAGTGGGAAGAGACGGGCATCTTCGCTTTTCTCGATGCGCTGCCTGAAAAAATCTTCGACGTCAATCCCGGGCACAACGACTTCCTCACTCCGAGCCAGTGTGGCCTGAAGTACCAGCCCGAGGGCGACTACGACGTGCCGCACATGATCTCCTGGGCCGACACCGAGCGCGACCTCTCCGCATGGCTGGGCAATGCGATGCAGTCCAACGCACTGCTCGAAATCTACAAACTCGAGGATGCGGTCAAGGCAAAGGGAGACGAAGGCCTGCTCTCGGACTGGCGCAAACTTACGACGAGCGACCACTTCTACTACATGTGCACGAAATACTTCGCCGATGGCGACGTGCACAAGTACTTCAACCCGTACGAAAGCCCGTACGACTCGTACATCAACTTCATGAACGTGCTCGACAGCATCCGCAGCCGCGCCGCTGAGCAGTGA